The genomic DNA CCAAAACCGTCAGCTATGCCAGTGATGCCGCGATGTTTGGAGAACTGAAACGCATGCTCATCTGCGGCCCCGGAGATATTGTGCAGGCTCACACCGATGATGAATGGATCGCAATCGACCAACTCGAAAAAGGAACGAATCTTAATTGCAAGCTCATCCAGGAATTATGTTGCGAGTAAGTAAGGGGGCAAGCCATTGTCTTACTGTTCTACTGCCAGAAATTGCTCTTCAAAGAAATCGAGCATAGGTTTGACCATATCTCGACCATCGGTGGAGGCATGTCGGTATTCAGACTTAATGCCAGATTCGTCCAGCTTTTCCTTCAGCTTGTGGCCGAAGATCGGGTGATGAATGCCCTGTCCCGGTTTGGGGTTTGGCGGCAAGGGTTCGTCCGCTTCGCCATAAAACATGAAGGTGGGAGGATCGTCGCTGGTCACATGTTTGATCGCGGAAACTTCATCAAAGAGTGGCTGCAGCTTTGGATTTGAGAGTTGTTCCATTGAGATCACTCGATAGCAGAGAATTATTGATGGATGAGCATGTGCCTGTCCGCCAATCCATTCCCGGATCACGAAGGGATCGTAACTCGATTGTCCGCCGATAGATCCGACGGCGACCACTCGAGACGATTCTCTCAAAATCGGATCTTTCTTGCTGGAATTGGCCAGGTCGTCGTGATAGCCGATCCACATCGAAATCCCGGCTCCGGCTGAGCCTCCATAAACTGCGAATTGCTTAGGATTAAGATTAAACTTTTCTGCATTATGCTTCAAAAACTGAACAGCTCGGGCTCCATCTTGCTGTGGAGCAGGAAACATCGCCTGGGTGACGAAGCGATAGTTGATCGAGGCAACCGAAAAACCACGCTTGAGGGCCTCTCGAATAATTTCGGGAGAAATTTTTTCCTTGCTGCCTGCGACAAAGCCACCGCCATGGATGTAAATAATTAAAGGCGTCGGTTCATCGCTTTCTGCCAGCCACAAGTCCAACTGATTCCGCACATTGGGACCATAGGCCACATTTCGATAAGTGGGGGGGAGAGCTGCCACTGCTTTTTCGGTGCGAGTTTTTTGCAACTCATCCCGAAACGCTCGTGCTTCCTCCAGCGTGAGTATTCCATCCCGATCGGCATCAGCTTGCGGAAAACGTTCCAACCATTTTTGTAAGCGTGAATTTTCTTCTGAAGTCGACTGGGCATTTGCAGCGGATAAACACAGGACATTCAACACGATTGATAACGCAACGAGCCATTTGGTTATAGATGGAATTTTCATGAGGACCTTCTAAATCAACACGGCTCGAATGAGCAGGTTGGAATTGGTGAAATCGTTTGGACTTGGCCTGCATGAATAATCATGGCAATCCGCTGAGAATTGGTCAAATGATTCCGAAATTGAAACACTGAATAAACGGTCAACGGAATCGAAACTACTCAGAATTGGACAAGCTGTTTTTTAACTTTCCATTCAAATACCCTTCTAATTTTACACGCCATTTCCCAAGTAAACTGAAATGTATTCTGGAATAAGCAGGTGCCTGATTGACCAGGTTGCAGGCTTAGCAACCGACAGGGGCAGACAATTCACAGATTCGGTCTGTATCACAGGATTCGACGGAAATGGTACAGTGATTGCTTATTTTTTTTCATGGATGCGTTTCTATTTATTGAACCGTTTGTGTGATTATCAATTTCAATCAGCCGTTTCATGGATTCGCTCAACACTAATTGATGCCAGATTTTGAAGAATCGTACGTGATGCTGCGACGAGAACTTGAAATCTCAGGAATCTAAGGAGATGAAAGCAATGGATAACTTTACCAAAAATGATTTAATAGACCTTGCTGAGCAAGAAGGCCATGCTTTAATCAGTCTGTATATTCCCACAGAACGCGCAGGTCGGGAAGTCTTGCAGAATCGTATTCGATTCAAAAATATCCTGGGTGAGGTCGAAGGGAAAATTCAAGACGCTGGTTCTGCAGGAGAAAAATTCAACAAGCAACTTAAAGAATTGCATACCTGGGAGAAGGACGATGACTGGTGGCAGCATCAGAGTGATGGTCTGGCTGTTTTTCTTGATGGTGTAAATATTCATCGATGGCGAATCCCTGTCTCCGTTCCATCCATTTGTACCTGTGAAGAATTCTTTACTCTGAGACCTCTCTGCGAATTGCTGCAGGACGACGGACAATACTATCTGCTGGGGGTCAGTCAGAATCAGGTGCGTCTGTTTCAGGGAACGAAAACCAGCATCGTGGAACTCCACCCTGAGGCTTTACCAGAAAATTTACGCTCGGCTCTGAACATTGATGAATATGTCAGCAGTCTGCAGCAGCACAGTACCTCTGCAAATGGAACTGCGGCTATGTTCCATGGGCATGGCGGAAGTGATCTCGATGTCAAAAAGCAGGACGAAATTCTGCAATATTTTCGTCACATCAATCGAGCCTTAAGTTCCTATCTGGGCAATGAACGAAGACCGCTGGTTTTCGCAGGTGTTGATTACCTGTTCCCGATTTTCAAAGAAGCCTGTGAATACAACACTCTGTTAGAAGATGCAGTAATCGGAAACCCCGATCATCTTGATGCGGATCAGCTGCATAGTAAATCCTGGCCAATCGTCGAACCGTTTTTCGCTACTAAACGAAATTCTGCATTGGAACGGTTTCAGGCTGCCGGACCAGAAGGGCAGGGGATTGATGATCTCGACTCAATTGTCCAGGCAGCGGATCAGGGGCAAGTTGAAACATTACTTGTTAAAGATTCACACGCCAATCGCGTACCTAATCGGGGTGAGCAGAAGATGATGAATCTGGCGATAGTCAAAACCCTTCGAGCTGGTGGTTCCGTATTTACGGTTCCAGCTGAAAAACTGACACGACCTGCGGCAGCGATTTTGAGATACTCAATTATGGAAGGCAGTTCAAAATAACAACTGTCTTG from Rubinisphaera italica includes the following:
- a CDS encoding baeRF7 domain-containing protein, which produces MDNFTKNDLIDLAEQEGHALISLYIPTERAGREVLQNRIRFKNILGEVEGKIQDAGSAGEKFNKQLKELHTWEKDDDWWQHQSDGLAVFLDGVNIHRWRIPVSVPSICTCEEFFTLRPLCELLQDDGQYYLLGVSQNQVRLFQGTKTSIVELHPEALPENLRSALNIDEYVSSLQQHSTSANGTAAMFHGHGGSDLDVKKQDEILQYFRHINRALSSYLGNERRPLVFAGVDYLFPIFKEACEYNTLLEDAVIGNPDHLDADQLHSKSWPIVEPFFATKRNSALERFQAAGPEGQGIDDLDSIVQAADQGQVETLLVKDSHANRVPNRGEQKMMNLAIVKTLRAGGSVFTVPAEKLTRPAAAILRYSIMEGSSK
- a CDS encoding alpha/beta hydrolase produces the protein MKIPSITKWLVALSIVLNVLCLSAANAQSTSEENSRLQKWLERFPQADADRDGILTLEEARAFRDELQKTRTEKAVAALPPTYRNVAYGPNVRNQLDLWLAESDEPTPLIIYIHGGGFVAGSKEKISPEIIREALKRGFSVASINYRFVTQAMFPAPQQDGARAVQFLKHNAEKFNLNPKQFAVYGGSAGAGISMWIGYHDDLANSSKKDPILRESSRVVAVGSIGGQSSYDPFVIREWIGGQAHAHPSIILCYRVISMEQLSNPKLQPLFDEVSAIKHVTSDDPPTFMFYGEADEPLPPNPKPGQGIHHPIFGHKLKEKLDESGIKSEYRHASTDGRDMVKPMLDFFEEQFLAVEQ